AAATTAAAAAAGGCAAATAAATTTATAGAGGAAGCATACAACTTAATGGAAAGGCTTCCCAATACTGAAATTATTTTCTGACACTTATTGACACTTCACCAACTATTTACCCCATTTCAAATGCTGCATAGATTCCCAACCATACAAGAGTGCGACGCAACAACAGCTTAATAGAAGCACTTGCTTCCGCTACAAAAACATTTGTATTTGGGTTTGGCAACGGAGTTTCTTCGTTGCGGCTTGGTTGAGATGAGTTCATGAATTCGGCAGGTCCCTCCTGCGTCGGGAGGACCTATGTTGGGCAGACAGCAATATTGAGCAGTTGAATATTACTTCAACCGCTCTCTAAAATCAAGATCGTTTTCTTTTAGTGTTTCTTTCGCTATGTCGTAGCCAGCATCCGCATGTCGTATCACTCCCATTCCCGGATCGTTGCGGAGTACACGTTTCAATCGTTGTTCAGCATCATCGGTACCATCGGCCACAATCACCATACCGGCGTGGATGCTGTAACCCATACCTACGCCACCACCATGATGCAGGCTTACCCAACTGGCGCCGCCTGCGGTGTTTACGAGTGCGTTTAGGATGGGCCAATCGGCCACGGCATCGCTGCCATCGAGCATGCTTTCGGTTTCACGGTTGGGGCTGGCTACAGAGCCGGTATCGAGATGATCACGACCAATAACAATGGGCGCTTTTACTTTGCCGGTGCGTACGAGTTCGTTAAAGGCGAGTCCTGCTTTCTCCCGTTCGCCCTGGCCGAGCCAGCAGATGCGTGCCGGTAATCCCTGGAAAGCAATTTTTTCCTGCGCCATCTTCATCCATCGCAACATGCCCTTGTTATGGGGGAACATGTTCATGATGAGTTCGTCGGTTACGGCAATATCATTTGCATCGCCACTGAGTGCTGCCCAACGGAAGGGACCTTTGCCTTCGCAAAAGAGCGGACGGATGTAAGCGGGGACGAAGCCGGGGAAAGCAAAGCATCTTCCGATTGGAAATTCGTGAATGGTGAGTGGTGAATGGTGAGTGCGCTCCGTAGCGGAAGCTTTTTCACTATTGACCATTGACAATTGACCATTGACTATTTTGTCTTCCTGTTCTTTCGCTCTTGCACGAATATTATTTCCATAATCAAACGTAATAGCTCCCTGGTCCATGAGTTGCAACATGAGTTGCACATGGAGGTACATGCTTTCGTAACTGAGTTGCAGGTAACGTTCGGGATTGGTTGTACGCAGTTCGTTTGCTTCGGCGTTGCTGAGTGTATGTGGTATGTAACCAATGAGCGGATCGTGTGCACTTGTTTGATCGGTGAGTGTATCAGGAATAATATCACGTGAGATCAAATGATCGAGCAGGTGAATGGCATTGCATACCACACCAATGCTGCGGGCAATGCCTTCCTTACGGTAATGCACAGCCGCATTAATGGCTTCGTCGATGCTGGTATATTTTTCGTCGAGGTATTTTGTTTCGATGCGTTTATCGATGCGCCACTCTTCCACTTCGGCAATGAGTGCCACACCTTCGTTCATGGTTATTGCTAAAGGTTGTGCGCCACCCATGCCGCCGAGTCCGGCAGTAACGTTCAATGTTCCTTTCAATGTTCCGCCGAAATGTTTATCGGCAATGGCCGCATATGTTTCATAGGTGCCTTGCACAATGCCTTGTGAGCCGATGTAGATCCAGGAGCCGGCGGTCATTTGTCCGTACATCATGAGTCCTTTTTTCTCCAGCTCATCAAAGTGTTTCCAGTTGGCCCAGTTGGGTACTAACTGACTGTTGCTGATGAGTACACGTGGTGCATCTTTGTGTGTTTTTAGTATGCCGACGGGTTTACCACTTTGGATGAGTAGTGATTCATCGTTCTCCAATACTTTTAATGCAGCAATGATATTATCGAGTGCTTCGAAGTTGCGGGCTGCTTTGCCTCGGCCACCGTAGACGATGAGATCGTCGGAGCGTTCGGCTACATCGGGGTTGAGGTTGTTGAGGAGCATGCGCAAAGCGGCTTCTTGAATCCAGCCTTTGCAACTTAGCTGTGAGCCAGTTGGAGTTTTATACTTAACAGTGTCGTAGTGTTGTGTTGTTGTTGACATAGCAATCTTTTTAATTTCTTTCTGTTCTTTTTGCTCCCGAAGATGCTTCGCTCATCGGGACAGGTTGTCCAAAAAGAACCAAAAAAGACCCCGAAAACCAATGTACAGCCTGGTTTTCGGTTTACGCTTTGATGTGGCGTTGTTACTACTGTGGTGAATTACTTTTTATTTTCTACTGTACACTTTCTGTGTAACAGTAGAATTTATTTTATGCTGCTTGTTATTCCAAATTCCCAATTACTAATTCCTCTATACTTTCTTCTACTGTGGTGAATTACTTTTATTTCTCTACTGTACACTTTCTGTGCAGCAGTATGATTAATGGTATGCTGCCTGTTTTACTATCTTCTATCTTCTATCTCCTATCTTCTACCTTCTATCAACTACCGGCTAATGAACTCCACTGCTTTCATCATATCCTCATGCAACACACGGTCTTTATCAACAAAGCTTACTTGCTTTCTGAACGCACTCATCACCTCTTCCACTTTTGCTGAACTCTTTAATGGTCTGCGGAAATCCAATGCTTGTGCTGCACTGAGCAGTTCTATCGCCAATACTTTTTCTACATTCTTCATTACACGATAGGCTTTGGTGGCTGCATTGGCACCCATGCTTACATGATCTTCCTGGTTGTTGCTCGATGAAATGCTGTCAACACTTGCCGGTGTGCAGAGTTGTTTGTTTTCACTTACAATGCCAGCGGCTGTGTATTGCGGAATCATAAAGCCACTGTTGAGTCCGGCTTCTTTTACAAGGAACATTGGCAGGTTACGTTGTCCACTGATGAGTTGATAGGTTCTTCGTTCGCTAATGTTAGCAAGTTCACTCATAGCGATTGCATAATAATCCAATGCTAACGCCAACGGCTGACCGTGAAAGTTACCACCGCTTACAATGAGATCTTCTTCTGGAAATACATTGGGATTATCAGTAACTGAATTGATCTCTGTTAAGAATACATTCTTTACATGTGCAATGGCATCTTTGGTTGCTCCATGCACTTGTGGTATACAACGGAAACTATAAGGATCCTGTACCTGTTGTTTTTTCTGCTGACCAATTTCACTTCCGCTCAAAATGTTTCTTAATTGTTGAGCCGTGTGTATTTGTCCGCTGTGTGGACGGATGGTTTGAATTTTTTCGTGAAAGGGTTGATCGATACAATCAAATGCATCAAACGAAATAGCAGCAATGAGATCGGCCCATTGCATTAATCGTTCGGCTTGCACTAAACAGTACATGCCATAGGCACTCATGAATTGTGTACCGTTGATGAGCGCCAACCCTTCTTTGCTTTTTAAAGCGATCGGTTGCCAGTTGAGTTTGTTGAGTACTTCCTGTGCCTTGTGTCTTGTTCCTTCATAGTTCACTTCTCCCATACCAATTAATGGCAAACTCAAATGACTGAGTGGTGCCAGGTCGCCACTAGCGCCCAATGATCCTTGCTGATAAATGACTGGCAGCACATTGTTGTTGTGCATGTCCATTAACCGCTTCACTGTATCAACCTGCACGGCGCTGTATCCATAGCTAAGCGATTTTATTTTTAAGGCGAGCATGAGCTTTACAATTTCCTCCGGCACTTCTTCGCCCATACCACATGCATGGCTCATCAACAGATTATTCTGCAGTTGCTCTAACTGATCATCGGCAATGATCACGTTTTGCAGAAAACCAAAACCGGTGTTGATGCCGTAGAACGGCGTATCGCTTTCAGCTACTTTTTTATCGAGGTATTGCCGGCATGTTTCGATCTTATGGTGTGCACGAAAGGTGATGGAGACAAATTGCTTGAACTGCAGGTAATTCTTCACTTCATCGAAGGTGAGTTGCTGTTCGTCGAGGGGGAGATAGTTGTATTCGGTCATAGTTTTTGCAATCGGGACGAATGTAGGAAATTATGGAGAGAATGCGAACTGCTGTTAGCTGAAACCCCGTTGGCGGCTGGAAGCCCCGACGGCGGTTGTACCGCAACTCTTTCTGTTCTTTTGTCTTGACACAAAAGAACCAAAAAGTCAAGACGGAACATATTACCCCCATGTTCCGTCGAACGCCTTGATTAAGCTTGGGTACTACTGTTATGAATTACAGTTGTAGTTAAATCAACATCCTATGTTTATCACTCTGTTTTTATAGGCATGATTTATGCAAAACTTTACTCGCTTTTGAAAAATGGTTAATACTTACATTTGAAAAATATGAAACAGCTTTCACTTTGCTTACTCTTTGCAGCGTTTGGTTTTCAGTTATCTGCTCAAACTATTCAATTACTTGACAGTGGTAAAACAAATTCCATTCGTGGGTTGAGTGTGGTGAATGATAATATTGTTTGGGCGAGTGGAGCAAATGGGATGGTTGGTCGTTCGATTGATGGTGGTGCAACATTCAAATGGACGAAAGTTGATGGCTTTGCAAAAACTGATTTCAGGGATATCGAAGCATTTGATGCCAATACTGCGATCATCATGGGTATTGATACGCCAGCTGTGATCTTGAAAACAATTGATGGCGGCATCAACTGGAAGATCGTTTTTAAAGATAACCGTCCGGGTATGTTTTTAGATGCGATGGAATTCTTTAATGAAAAGAGTGGTGTGGTATTAGGCGACCCTATCAATGGAAAAATATTTATGGCCGTAACAGTTGATGGTGGTACTACGTGGCGGCCAATGCCGGAAAGTCTTTCCCCTGCTGCTGAGAAGGGCGAAGCAATGTTTGCAAGTAGTGGCACTAATGTGCGTACGGTTGGCAAACAGGAATTATTGTTTATTACAGGTGGTACTTATTCACGCATCTTTATTCGTAACGATAAAATTGTATTGCCGATCATACAGGGAAAAGAAACAACCGGTGCTAATTCATTAGCAGTATGGGATAAAAAAACATTTGCCATTGTTGGTGGCGATTTTAATCATGCAACATCAAGCGAAAAGAATTGTGTGCTCAGTAAAAATGGTGGTAAAACTTTTTTAACACCCACTACCCCACCATTTGGTTACAGAAGTTGTGTGGAGTATTTATCGAAATCAAAATTGATCACATGCGGTATCACCGGCGTTGATGTAAGTGAAGATGGTGGCATGAACTGGCGCAACATTTCTGCTGAAGGTTTTCATGTGGTGCGTAAAGCAAAGAAAGGAAAGGCTGTTTATTTAGCCGGTGGAAAAGGAAGAGTGGCGAAGTTGGTTTGGTGATGAGTATTGCTGTCATCCCGAGGCACGAGGGATGACAGGTAACATCAGCAAAATTATCTGACAACAATCATCGCTTCTTTTGATGGCTGACATTGGGTTTTGAAAAAAGGGCTTCTACCTTCACTTTCAAATTACAACCTATGCATATTCAATTGCACGATAACATTACACTCAAAGAAATAAAAAACGTTTTTTCTGATCACTATCCCTACCTGAAACTGGAGTTTTATTCAAAACCACATCTCTTGTATGAATCATCAGACGAGCGTGATGTGTTGCCTGATGAAAAGATGTTGAAAGAGATCAAGGAAATTCATATTGACGGCATCATCGATATTCAACCAACGGAAAAAGTAGCTGATCTTGAATTCGATTTTCAACGACGTTTCGGATTACCGGTGCAGGTGCTGCGACTGGAACATGGACTATGGTGCCAAACAACGGGTATGGATGCTTTTACATTGAAAGATGTAAACCAGTTCAGCAAAAATGATTCTGATGACGACCTGGTGGAAGATTATGACGAAGGATTTGAAGAATTAAAGGCCTGATAATTTGCCTGTTTATTATAGCTGCTTCCAATGTTTTTAAACCAGGAATGTTGTTTGTGCAACCTGTTTATTTTTTAAACATGAAATAAACTGCACCCAAGAGAAAAAGAAAACTTACAATATATTTCCAGTGAAAGGGTTCCTTTAAATACACAACTGCAAACACGCCAAACACAACCAG
The DNA window shown above is from Lacibacter sp. H375 and carries:
- a CDS encoding WD40/YVTN/BNR-like repeat-containing protein; protein product: MKQLSLCLLFAAFGFQLSAQTIQLLDSGKTNSIRGLSVVNDNIVWASGANGMVGRSIDGGATFKWTKVDGFAKTDFRDIEAFDANTAIIMGIDTPAVILKTIDGGINWKIVFKDNRPGMFLDAMEFFNEKSGVVLGDPINGKIFMAVTVDGGTTWRPMPESLSPAAEKGEAMFASSGTNVRTVGKQELLFITGGTYSRIFIRNDKIVLPIIQGKETTGANSLAVWDKKTFAIVGGDFNHATSSEKNCVLSKNGGKTFLTPTTPPFGYRSCVEYLSKSKLITCGITGVDVSEDGGMNWRNISAEGFHVVRKAKKGKAVYLAGGKGRVAKLVW
- the hutH gene encoding histidine ammonia-lyase, yielding MTEYNYLPLDEQQLTFDEVKNYLQFKQFVSITFRAHHKIETCRQYLDKKVAESDTPFYGINTGFGFLQNVIIADDQLEQLQNNLLMSHACGMGEEVPEEIVKLMLALKIKSLSYGYSAVQVDTVKRLMDMHNNNVLPVIYQQGSLGASGDLAPLSHLSLPLIGMGEVNYEGTRHKAQEVLNKLNWQPIALKSKEGLALINGTQFMSAYGMYCLVQAERLMQWADLIAAISFDAFDCIDQPFHEKIQTIRPHSGQIHTAQQLRNILSGSEIGQQKKQQVQDPYSFRCIPQVHGATKDAIAHVKNVFLTEINSVTDNPNVFPEEDLIVSGGNFHGQPLALALDYYAIAMSELANISERRTYQLISGQRNLPMFLVKEAGLNSGFMIPQYTAAGIVSENKQLCTPASVDSISSSNNQEDHVSMGANAATKAYRVMKNVEKVLAIELLSAAQALDFRRPLKSSAKVEEVMSAFRKQVSFVDKDRVLHEDMMKAVEFISR
- the hutU gene encoding urocanate hydratase translates to MSTTTQHYDTVKYKTPTGSQLSCKGWIQEAALRMLLNNLNPDVAERSDDLIVYGGRGKAARNFEALDNIIAALKVLENDESLLIQSGKPVGILKTHKDAPRVLISNSQLVPNWANWKHFDELEKKGLMMYGQMTAGSWIYIGSQGIVQGTYETYAAIADKHFGGTLKGTLNVTAGLGGMGGAQPLAITMNEGVALIAEVEEWRIDKRIETKYLDEKYTSIDEAINAAVHYRKEGIARSIGVVCNAIHLLDHLISRDIIPDTLTDQTSAHDPLIGYIPHTLSNAEANELRTTNPERYLQLSYESMYLHVQLMLQLMDQGAITFDYGNNIRARAKEQEDKIVNGQLSMVNSEKASATERTHHSPLTIHEFPIGRCFAFPGFVPAYIRPLFCEGKGPFRWAALSGDANDIAVTDELIMNMFPHNKGMLRWMKMAQEKIAFQGLPARICWLGQGEREKAGLAFNELVRTGKVKAPIVIGRDHLDTGSVASPNRETESMLDGSDAVADWPILNALVNTAGGASWVSLHHGGGVGMGYSIHAGMVIVADGTDDAEQRLKRVLRNDPGMGVIRHADAGYDIAKETLKENDLDFRERLK